GattccaaatatatataaattcacaagatgttcttttttttttgaatacagTTCACAagatgtttcaatatataatatagctCTCATTAGTTGCAAATTGCAATTTGCATGTATAGAAGATTGGATTTATTTTtcattactttaaaatagataaattctGATTCAATAAGTTAGAGTTAGCATGcatgttttcaaataaaataaaactaggACTTTAATATTCGCatgaaataatcaaaatttattgtcactttatatatgtatcaatttatataaaatacctaaatatattttctcctCGTTCCACTCATTACGTATCTCTCTTGCTTTCCTTCACTTTATTTTCGCTTTTAGACCTTGAATCTTCTCATAAATCAGAACATAATACCAAAACAACACCAAAAAGAAATCAGAGTTACTCCTAAGAATGTCTTCGGATCATCACACACCAACGAAAGATCCACCGGATCgtccatcttcttcctccatcaACCACAACCAACTGCTTCCTTCTCAACCGCAGGCGCAGCAACCGCTCAGCCGCTACGAGTCTCAGAAACGCCGAGACTGGAACACGTTCATCCAATACCTAAAATCGCAGAATCCACCGCAGATGATGTCTCAGTTCGATTACACACACGTGCTAAGTTTCCTCAGGTACTTAGATCAGTTCGGTAAGACCAAAGTACATCACCAAGCTTGTGTCTTCTTCGGACAACCAGATCCACCAGGACCGTGCACATGTCCTCTCAAACAAGCTTGGGGAAGCTTAGATGCTTTGATAGGACGGTTGAGAGCTGCTTATGAGGAACATGGCGGTGGGTCACCGGATACTAACCCGTTTGCAAACGGGTCAATCCGGGTTCACTTGAGGGAAGT
The sequence above is drawn from the Brassica oleracea var. oleracea cultivar TO1000 unplaced genomic scaffold, BOL UnpScaffold01593, whole genome shotgun sequence genome and encodes:
- the LOC106321417 gene encoding protein LIGHT-DEPENDENT SHORT HYPOCOTYLS 9-like — encoded protein: MSSDHHTPTKDPPDRPSSSSINHNQLLPSQPQAQQPLSRYESQKRRDWNTFIQYLKSQNPPQMMSQFDYTHVLSFLRYLDQFGKTKVHHQACVFFGQPDPPGPCTCPLKQAWGSLDALIGRLRAAYEEHGGGSPDTNPFANGSIRVHLREVRESQAKARGIPYRKKKRRKIKNDGVVARKDVANSSTHSQSST